From the Rhizobium sp. ARZ01 genome, the window CGATACGAGACGGCTTGCCCAAGCTGAAAGACCTTCCCGCTGAGGCCGGCGGGTCTGGCGCGATGATGGCGGAATAGGCGACTGCAGCTGGCATCGAGCGTGTGAAGCGGTGTTCTGAGAGTTGCAGCCGAGCGCGCGCCAACCCTGAAAATGCCCTGAACGCGTAACGCCGTCGATGGTTATTCCAGGACGGCGCGCGGCCTGATAGAAGGGGTGTGGCCGACAAGAGCTCAAGCAGACGTGCGATCGTGTTCCATGGCCGGAGCCCCTACTTGCGAAAGAGGTCGAAGTGCCAATAGGTCTCAAACGCGTTTACGAGCCCGCCGCCCCGGACGACGGGACGCGCATCCTTGTGGACCGGCTCTGGCCGCGCGGCGTTTCAAAGGCGAAGGCGAATATCGACTTGTGGCTGAAGGACATTTCGCCCAGCGACGATCTGCGCAAGCGCTTCCATGCGCGACCCGAGAGCTGGGATGAATTCCGCGCCGCCTATGCGGCCGAGCTCAAGGGCGAGACGGCCCAGGTGGCTGCCGCCGAGCTGCGGGCACTCATGCGAGAGGGCCCGGTCACCCTGCTCTATGCGGCCAAGGACGAACGGCACAACAACGCTGCCGCGCTGAAGGAATGGCTGGACCAGCGCGACTGAAATCACGCCGAACGGAGGCACACTTCAAAGCGGTCGAAAGATTGGAATCCGCGCCCGGAAGCGGCGCCATGTTGCAGCCAGTTCATAGTACGACACCGGCCTCGAACGAACGGCAGCGTCAGTGGAACGTGGACTTTGAAAATAGGTTCAGAACGAGGACGCCGGCGACGATCAGACCCAGGCCGACGATAGCCGCGGTATCGAGCGTCTGGCCGAAAACGAAATAGCCGACCAGCGAAATCAGCACGATACCGAGCCCGCTCCAGATCGCATAGGCGATACCGACGGGTACGTAGCGCAGGCTCCAGGAGAGGAAATAGAAGGCGATTGCGTAGCATACCACCATCAGGAGTGTCGGAAATGCGCGCGAGAAATGCTGGGCAGCCTGCATCGCGGACGTGCCGAGCACCTCAAACACGATTGCGACTACGAGGACGGAATAGACAAGGGTAAGGTTCATGACAAACTCCGGCGCAGGTGCGCGAGATGGGGTAAGTTCAGGATCGGGTGAGTTGGTCGAGCCGGCGCATCAGAGCCTGCTCCCGCTCCGGCCCGATGGATTGGCTTTCGAGCACCGAGGCGAGCCATAGGCCGTCGACGGCGAAACGAACGAGTTCGCATTCGACCGACGA encodes:
- a CDS encoding DUF488 domain-containing protein — encoded protein: MPIGLKRVYEPAAPDDGTRILVDRLWPRGVSKAKANIDLWLKDISPSDDLRKRFHARPESWDEFRAAYAAELKGETAQVAAAELRALMREGPVTLLYAAKDERHNNAAALKEWLDQRD
- a CDS encoding SMR family transporter, which codes for MNLTLVYSVLVVAIVFEVLGTSAMQAAQHFSRAFPTLLMVVCYAIAFYFLSWSLRYVPVGIAYAIWSGLGIVLISLVGYFVFGQTLDTAAIVGLGLIVAGVLVLNLFSKSTFH